One part of the Nostoc sp. PCC 7120 = FACHB-418 genome encodes these proteins:
- the ruvX gene encoding Holliday junction resolvase RuvX → MTKYISALGLDVGRKRVGVAGCDRTGLIATGITTVERTSFDRDVQQIQNIVNERQVQVLVVGLPYSMDGSLGFQARQVQKFTSRLAKALQLPVEYVDERLTSFQAEQMLIAENVSPSRNKGLIDRKAAALILQQWLDIRRTNAQSSVAVEY, encoded by the coding sequence ATGACTAAATACATTTCAGCCTTGGGATTGGATGTGGGGCGTAAGCGTGTTGGTGTAGCTGGATGCGATCGCACTGGGTTGATTGCTACGGGAATTACCACCGTTGAGCGCACATCTTTTGACCGGGATGTCCAGCAAATACAAAATATAGTTAATGAACGCCAGGTACAAGTTCTGGTTGTGGGTTTGCCATATTCAATGGATGGTTCCTTAGGATTTCAGGCTCGTCAAGTGCAGAAATTTACGTCAAGGCTGGCTAAAGCTTTGCAGTTACCTGTGGAATATGTTGATGAGCGACTGACTTCTTTTCAAGCAGAACAGATGCTCATCGCTGAAAATGTTTCCCCATCACGGAATAAAGGTTTAATTGATCGCAAGGCAGCAGCTTTAATTTTGCAGCAGTGGTTGGATATTAGACGAACTAATGCTCAGAGTTCAGTGGCAGTAGAGTATTGA
- a CDS encoding PAS domain S-box protein, with protein MSNIQRSHLQRYCISIVSVLLALLLGLTLGRYLKVEISPLFFASVVFSSWYGGLAPGLVATVLAILVKNYFFITPFNSIAVSQGNDLLNLIVFASVAVLISSLNLQVLTAREVSEAKLGKLKVNYRQLLETAYEGIWIFDSEGKTEYVSPQLAQILGYSVERIGEFSIFNFLEPQARLEIEQWLEQQQKYNHQTKQQFDLRLQRRDGASLWVIVSLSSILDKHRRFSGAVAMLTDITEHKHEQAEPDLERQRLRAILDILPMGVVISDAKGQLLEINPGVKAIWGEDAPLLDNTSQYHQYKGWWPDTGQPLTAAEWTLARTLATGEAIIGEEIDIATFDGKRKTILNSAVPIYDATGAIVNAVTVNVDITERKRVEAALRQSEALAKARAEELETIMETVPAAVWIAHDPLCHSMSVNRAAYDMMRVPPGSVMTATPASGGYPFPFKIQKNGQDIPLNELAMQQAGLTGQEVEAEVEFFFSPEDVRHIYGKAIPLCDPDGNVRGVIGAFLDVTERQQLMSLLQQKQEWLDLAQKSGKIGSFDWKLTSNINVWSQELEEIYGLQPGEFGGTFADWAKHVHPDDLARVEVELRELLNTGSKEFFSDFRIIRQDGSICWLQSRARVFYDDHGQPLRMVGVNVDVTERKQAEAALQQSEARLKRLLQSSIIGIIEADPERINFANDAFLKIVGYTHEDLLTGKLRWQDMTPPEYSELDQAKVEEVINSGFCIPFEKEYIRKDGSRVPILLGAARLSSSPLTWVCFILDLTERKQAQAALQQSELMFRTLADTMPQMFWITQPNGYHEYFNQRWYDYTGTTLEQTQGAGWQNILHPDDVQRTIEQWQDSLDTGKDYDIEYRLRRAADGEYRWHLGRAFPLRDENGRILKWFGSCTDIHDQKLAIEERAQAWEQERAARIELERANRMKDDFLAIVSHELRSPLNPILGWAKLLKSRKLDALKTNQALEVIERNAKLQARLIDDLLDVSRILRGKLSLNVCTVDLVTTIEAALETVRLTAESKSIHIQTELTSHVCRVEGDPNRLQQVVWNLLTNAVKFTPEGGQIEVSLERVGSLAHIQVRDTGKGISLDFLPYVFERFRQADEVTTRKFGGLGLGLAIVRHLVELHGGAVQVTSPGEGLGTTFTVKLPLIAVSQIYEEHFVADTTPNLQGLRMVVVDDDADTLELLSFILEQYGVEVKAVNSANEALEAIAHTKPDLLLSDIGMPEVDGYMLIKQIRSMEVASGTKLPAIALTAFAGETNFQKIMSAGFQRHLTKPVEPSELATAIANLIQSNS; from the coding sequence ATGTCAAATATCCAGCGCTCTCATTTGCAGCGTTACTGTATCTCTATTGTGTCGGTATTATTGGCGCTGTTGCTAGGCTTAACGCTGGGAAGATATTTAAAAGTAGAGATTTCACCACTGTTTTTTGCATCTGTAGTCTTTAGTAGTTGGTACGGCGGATTAGCACCAGGTTTAGTTGCTACAGTCTTGGCTATTTTAGTTAAGAATTACTTTTTTATTACACCATTCAACTCAATAGCAGTTAGCCAAGGTAATGATTTACTCAATTTAATCGTGTTTGCTTCTGTAGCAGTATTAATTAGTTCATTAAATTTGCAAGTCCTTACGGCAAGGGAAGTGTCTGAGGCAAAATTGGGTAAGTTGAAGGTGAATTATCGCCAATTGTTAGAGACAGCCTATGAAGGTATTTGGATATTTGACAGTGAAGGAAAGACAGAATATGTCAGCCCTCAGCTAGCCCAAATACTTGGTTACAGTGTAGAACGAATAGGCGAATTCTCAATTTTTAATTTTCTAGAACCCCAGGCGCGTTTGGAAATTGAGCAATGGCTAGAGCAACAGCAAAAGTACAATCACCAAACTAAACAGCAGTTTGATTTACGTTTACAACGCCGCGATGGAGCCTCACTTTGGGTAATTGTTTCTCTCAGTTCCATACTGGATAAGCATAGAAGATTTTCTGGTGCAGTTGCCATGCTAACTGATATTACAGAGCATAAGCACGAACAAGCAGAACCTGACCTCGAACGTCAACGCCTGCGCGCCATCCTTGATATTCTACCAATGGGAGTAGTGATTTCTGACGCTAAAGGACAGCTTTTAGAAATTAATCCTGGCGTGAAAGCGATTTGGGGAGAAGATGCGCCATTGCTCGATAATACTAGCCAATATCATCAATATAAAGGATGGTGGCCGGATACAGGTCAACCCCTGACAGCCGCAGAATGGACACTAGCTCGTACCCTAGCTACAGGTGAAGCGATAATTGGAGAAGAGATTGATATTGCAACATTTGATGGCAAGCGAAAAACCATCCTCAATTCTGCCGTCCCCATTTATGATGCCACTGGAGCGATAGTTAATGCTGTAACTGTTAATGTAGATATTACTGAGCGTAAACGGGTAGAAGCCGCCTTAAGGCAGAGTGAAGCACTAGCCAAAGCACGGGCAGAAGAACTCGAAACGATCATGGAGACTGTGCCGGCTGCTGTCTGGATTGCCCATGATCCTCTTTGCCATTCCATGAGTGTCAATCGTGCTGCTTATGACATGATGCGAGTACCACCAGGTTCTGTGATGACCGCAACCCCAGCTAGTGGAGGATATCCTTTTCCTTTTAAAATCCAAAAAAATGGTCAAGATATTCCTCTGAATGAGTTGGCAATGCAGCAAGCCGGACTGACTGGACAAGAAGTGGAAGCGGAAGTTGAATTTTTCTTCAGCCCGGAGGATGTACGACACATTTACGGTAAGGCTATCCCCTTGTGCGATCCAGATGGTAATGTCCGAGGCGTGATTGGGGCGTTTTTGGATGTCACTGAACGCCAACAGTTGATGTCTTTGTTACAACAAAAACAAGAATGGCTAGATTTAGCACAGAAGTCAGGAAAAATAGGCAGTTTTGACTGGAAATTAACTAGTAATATCAATGTTTGGTCACAAGAGTTAGAAGAAATTTATGGTTTGCAGCCTGGCGAGTTTGGCGGTACTTTTGCAGACTGGGCAAAACACGTTCATCCCGATGATTTAGCTAGGGTAGAAGTGGAATTGCGGGAATTGTTGAACACAGGCTCAAAGGAATTTTTTAGTGATTTTCGCATCATTCGTCAGGATGGAAGTATTTGTTGGCTACAGTCGAGAGCCAGAGTTTTCTATGATGATCATGGTCAACCATTACGCATGGTAGGGGTAAATGTCGATGTGACTGAGCGCAAACAAGCAGAAGCAGCGCTACAGCAAAGTGAGGCTAGACTAAAACGATTATTGCAATCGAGTATTATTGGTATTATTGAGGCAGATCCAGAACGCATTAATTTTGCTAACGATGCCTTCTTGAAAATTGTCGGCTATACACATGAGGACTTGCTCACAGGAAAGTTGCGTTGGCAAGACATGACTCCACCAGAATACAGCGAACTGGATCAAGCCAAGGTGGAGGAAGTAATAAACTCTGGGTTCTGCATTCCCTTTGAGAAAGAATATATCCGTAAAGACGGTTCTCGTGTTCCTATTTTATTAGGTGCTGCCCGATTGAGTTCCAGCCCGCTAACATGGGTTTGTTTTATTCTAGATTTAACCGAACGCAAACAAGCACAAGCAGCATTACAACAAAGTGAGTTGATGTTCCGCACATTAGCGGACACCATGCCGCAAATGTTTTGGATTACCCAGCCTAATGGCTACCACGAGTATTTCAATCAACGTTGGTATGATTATACAGGAACAACATTAGAACAAACCCAAGGCGCAGGGTGGCAAAATATTCTTCATCCTGATGATGTGCAACGCACTATAGAACAGTGGCAAGATAGCCTCGATACTGGCAAAGACTATGATATTGAGTATCGTTTGCGTCGTGCTGCTGATGGGGAATATCGTTGGCATTTAGGTAGAGCCTTTCCATTAAGAGATGAAAATGGTCGAATCTTGAAATGGTTTGGTTCCTGCACAGATATTCACGACCAAAAGCTAGCAATTGAGGAACGCGCCCAGGCTTGGGAACAGGAACGTGCCGCCAGGATAGAGTTAGAACGAGCCAACCGGATGAAAGATGATTTCTTAGCAATAGTCTCTCACGAGTTGCGATCGCCTCTCAATCCCATTCTCGGTTGGGCAAAACTCCTCAAGAGTCGCAAACTGGATGCACTCAAGACTAATCAAGCCCTAGAAGTTATCGAACGCAATGCCAAATTACAAGCCCGGTTAATCGACGATTTACTAGATGTTTCCCGGATTTTACGCGGTAAGCTGAGTTTGAATGTCTGCACTGTTGACTTAGTAACCACCATCGAAGCCGCATTAGAAACAGTGCGTCTCACGGCTGAAAGTAAATCAATTCACATCCAAACTGAGTTAACATCTCATGTGTGCAGAGTTGAAGGCGACCCCAACCGTTTACAGCAAGTGGTGTGGAATCTACTGACAAATGCCGTAAAATTCACACCGGAAGGCGGTCAAATAGAAGTCAGTCTAGAAAGAGTTGGTTCTTTAGCCCACATTCAAGTCAGGGATACAGGAAAAGGTATTAGTCTCGACTTTCTCCCCTATGTGTTTGAACGCTTCCGCCAAGCCGACGAGGTAACAACCAGAAAATTCGGCGGACTAGGGTTAGGGTTAGCCATAGTCCGCCATCTTGTAGAACTCCACGGTGGTGCTGTCCAGGTAACAAGCCCAGGCGAAGGATTAGGGACAACATTTACAGTCAAACTACCCCTGATTGCTGTTTCTCAAATATATGAAGAGCATTTTGTGGCTGACACTACCCCAAATCTGCAAGGCTTGCGTATGGTAGTTGTAGATGATGATGCTGATACTTTAGAATTGCTCAGTTTTATTTTGGAACAGTATGGAGTGGAAGTTAAGGCGGTAAATTCAGCAAATGAAGCATTGGAGGCGATCGCTCACACCAAACCAGATTTATTATTAAGTGATATTGGAATGCCAGAAGTTGACGGCTATATGCTGATTAAGCAAATCAGAAGTATGGAAGTAGCATCCGGCACAAAACTACCAGCGATCGCCCTCACCGCATTTGCTGGCGAAACCAACTTTCAAAAGATTATGTCTGCTGGTTTCCAAAGGCATTTAACCAAACCCGTAGAGCCATCAGAATTGGCAACCGCCATAGCCAACCTAATTCAAAGTAATTCGTAA
- a CDS encoding inorganic phosphate transporter yields the protein MLLISLFIATLFLAYANGANDNFKGVATLFGSRTTSYQSAILWATFTTFAGSLTATYLGRTIVKEFTGKGILPDAIANAPEFHLAVAIASGLTVVLATTTGFPISTSHSLIGAMFGAGLVAFGLQVNFAILGIYFIFPLLLSPIIAIALSAGIYSLINYLNIKLNWQLNQKIIDTIHYISAGTFSFARGFNDTTKIVSLVLIIDYFSLSGAMITIAMAMGLGGLLNSQKIAETMSNKITSMNRIQGVSANIITSILVILASNFGLPISTTHVAVSSIFGVGLIGSKANKYIFYQILLVWFINLPIATIIGGITYRLLQG from the coding sequence ATGTTGTTAATTAGTCTATTTATTGCTACCCTGTTCCTGGCTTATGCTAATGGAGCTAATGACAATTTTAAGGGTGTAGCTACGCTGTTTGGTAGTCGGACAACAAGCTACCAATCAGCAATTTTGTGGGCAACTTTTACGACTTTTGCAGGTTCTTTGACTGCTACTTATTTAGGTAGGACAATAGTTAAAGAGTTTACTGGTAAGGGTATTCTCCCAGATGCGATCGCCAATGCACCAGAGTTTCATTTAGCCGTGGCGATCGCATCTGGCTTGACGGTAGTACTGGCTACCACGACAGGATTTCCCATTTCCACATCCCACAGTTTAATCGGTGCAATGTTTGGTGCTGGGCTAGTAGCTTTTGGACTCCAGGTAAATTTTGCCATTTTAGGAATCTATTTCATTTTTCCCTTATTATTAAGTCCTATTATTGCTATTGCCTTAAGTGCAGGAATTTACAGTTTAATTAATTACTTAAATATTAAGCTGAATTGGCAGTTAAATCAAAAAATAATTGATACTATTCATTATATCAGTGCTGGTACATTTAGCTTCGCTAGAGGATTTAATGATACTACTAAAATTGTCTCCCTAGTCCTAATTATCGATTATTTCTCACTTTCTGGAGCAATGATTACTATCGCAATGGCTATGGGTCTCGGTGGTTTACTCAACTCTCAAAAAATTGCTGAAACCATGAGTAACAAAATTACCTCCATGAATCGTATCCAGGGGGTATCTGCTAATATCATTACTAGTATTCTAGTGATTCTTGCTAGTAATTTTGGGTTGCCTATATCTACAACTCATGTCGCAGTATCTTCTATTTTTGGTGTAGGATTAATTGGTAGTAAAGCCAATAAATATATTTTTTATCAAATTTTATTAGTCTGGTTCATCAACTTGCCTATTGCCACAATTATTGGCGGAATCACTTATAGATTATTACAAGGTTAG
- a CDS encoding GNAT family N-acetyltransferase: MAAHINMTSLLPRNLSVVIRPVYYRDLDGIERISQESFAAHTPQGASSIANRMQWLRRWYGLLKFLSWFPNPLQYRFCAYVAEQGRMLLGMIQVSPFNRTRSTWRVDRVILDRAVDKQGIGSQLLRHCFEGILEARTWLLEVNVNDTDALALYRQNGFQRLAEMTYWEIDPELLSELAQAEPDLPNLLPVSNADAQLLYQLDTASMPPLVRQVFDRNTRDFKTSLFGALRDAVKQWVTKIEVVSGYVFEPQRKAAIGYFQLQLDRKGETPHVATLTVHPAYTWLYPELLSQLARIAQDFPQQGLQLASSDYQPEREEYLERIGAKRIEHTLIMSRSVWHKLRESKFVSLEGIQWTDVLQGLQPARKPIPGGMSWVHTRQQSSPDIPVPSPSEPMAFGIKDVPNQPETEDGEIGE, encoded by the coding sequence ATGGCAGCTCACATCAACATGACTTCATTACTTCCCCGAAATCTTAGCGTTGTCATCCGGCCAGTCTATTATCGGGACTTGGACGGAATTGAGCGAATATCGCAAGAATCATTCGCAGCTCATACCCCCCAAGGCGCTAGTTCTATTGCTAATCGGATGCAATGGTTACGTCGCTGGTATGGGTTACTCAAGTTTTTAAGTTGGTTCCCTAACCCGCTACAATACCGCTTTTGCGCCTATGTAGCCGAACAGGGGCGGATGCTCTTAGGAATGATTCAAGTTTCGCCGTTTAACCGCACACGCAGCACCTGGCGAGTTGATCGGGTAATTTTGGATCGGGCTGTCGATAAGCAGGGAATTGGCTCACAGCTACTACGCCACTGTTTTGAAGGAATTTTAGAAGCTCGTACTTGGCTGTTAGAAGTTAATGTGAATGATACAGATGCGCTAGCGCTTTATCGGCAAAATGGATTTCAGCGTCTGGCAGAAATGACTTATTGGGAAATTGATCCCGAATTATTAAGTGAATTAGCGCAAGCCGAGCCAGATTTGCCGAATCTTTTGCCAGTTAGCAATGCGGATGCTCAACTGTTGTATCAATTAGATACAGCATCAATGCCGCCGTTGGTACGTCAAGTATTCGATCGCAATACCCGCGATTTTAAAACCAGTTTGTTCGGCGCTTTAAGAGATGCAGTCAAACAATGGGTGACAAAAATTGAAGTTGTAAGTGGCTATGTGTTTGAACCACAACGCAAAGCAGCAATAGGTTATTTCCAGTTACAGCTAGACCGCAAAGGGGAAACTCCCCACGTTGCCACCTTGACAGTCCACCCTGCTTATACTTGGCTATACCCAGAATTATTATCTCAACTGGCGCGAATTGCCCAAGATTTTCCTCAACAAGGCTTACAACTAGCCTCATCTGATTACCAACCAGAGCGAGAAGAATATTTAGAACGTATTGGAGCCAAGCGCATAGAACACACGCTGATCATGTCTCGTTCAGTCTGGCACAAACTGCGGGAATCAAAATTTGTCTCTCTAGAAGGGATTCAATGGACTGATGTTCTCCAAGGACTGCAACCAGCCCGCAAACCAATCCCTGGGGGTATGTCATGGGTACACACCAGACAGCAATCATCCCCAGATATTCCAGTACCAAGCCCATCAGAACCTATGGCCTTTGGGATTAAAGATGTACCTAATCAGCCAGAGACAGAAGATGGGGAGATTGGGGAGTAG
- a CDS encoding DUF3727 domain-containing protein gives MFSSPFSEDNDNAPNGSITLTDEKGRSLECYVEHSLSVDEQEYVLLLPVDSPIEIFAWEGEDEDEEAVLVEFDDAIIDEIFPTAQAVLAEQNLVLKQTAYALTVAGDLPPVEESELFTLEIEEEEAADLEPEQLQLLANFYHDEQEYAIYTPLDPLLFFAKITKTGQPVLLSPEEFRKVQPLLEEQLFNEVE, from the coding sequence ATGTTTTCCTCTCCATTTTCCGAAGATAACGACAATGCTCCTAATGGTTCCATCACCTTAACCGATGAAAAAGGGCGATCGCTTGAATGTTATGTAGAACATTCGCTCTCGGTAGATGAGCAAGAATATGTTTTGCTGCTTCCTGTCGATTCACCCATAGAAATTTTTGCTTGGGAAGGTGAAGACGAAGACGAAGAAGCAGTCCTAGTAGAATTTGATGATGCGATTATTGACGAAATTTTCCCCACTGCTCAGGCTGTCCTAGCAGAACAAAATTTGGTACTCAAACAGACTGCTTATGCTTTGACGGTGGCTGGTGATTTACCACCAGTGGAAGAGTCAGAACTATTTACTCTAGAAATCGAAGAAGAAGAAGCAGCAGATTTAGAACCAGAACAACTCCAGCTACTTGCTAACTTCTATCACGATGAACAGGAGTACGCAATTTATACCCCTCTTGATCCCCTGTTATTTTTTGCCAAAATTACAAAAACTGGTCAGCCTGTCCTACTCTCCCCAGAAGAGTTTCGTAAAGTGCAACCCCTGTTAGAAGAACAACTTTTTAATGAAGTTGAATAA
- the arsS gene encoding arsenosugar biosynthesis radical SAM (seleno)protein ArsS (Some members of this family are selenoproteins.), whose translation MTTTPSPTINTKITPFNSKLNSPLIKQEINVLQINLGKRCNLACTHCHVEASPKRTEELTAEICQQLIEVIHRFPQIQIVDLTGGAPEMNYGFKPLVAAARQNNKQVIVRSNLTIYFVEGFNDLPEYFAANKIRIVASMPCYLADNVDKMRGTGVFDDSIKALQWLNQVGYGRDPSLILDLVYNPQLPTSEKFALTPEQSKLEQDYKTFLQEHFHIKFNNLFTITNLPVGRTKLYLERKKLETSYLQFLELHFNPHTVGNLMCRNQLSIDYLGNIYDCDFNQMMNLPAKTLNGETLTVAKLIEASSLDLINEIQTANYCYGCTAGCGSSCSGALV comes from the coding sequence ATGACAACTACACCAAGCCCTACCATAAATACAAAAATAACTCCTTTTAACTCTAAGTTAAATTCTCCTTTAATCAAACAAGAAATCAATGTTTTACAAATTAATTTAGGTAAACGCTGTAATCTTGCTTGTACACACTGTCATGTTGAAGCTAGCCCAAAACGCACAGAAGAGTTAACAGCAGAAATCTGCCAACAGTTAATCGAGGTAATTCACCGATTCCCGCAAATTCAAATTGTCGATTTAACTGGCGGCGCACCAGAAATGAACTATGGATTTAAGCCATTAGTAGCAGCCGCACGCCAAAATAATAAACAGGTAATTGTCCGTTCCAATTTAACTATTTATTTTGTGGAGGGGTTTAACGATTTACCTGAATATTTTGCTGCCAACAAAATCAGAATTGTAGCATCCATGCCTTGCTACCTAGCAGATAATGTCGATAAAATGCGTGGTACAGGTGTATTTGATGATTCCATTAAAGCTTTACAATGGCTAAATCAAGTTGGCTATGGCAGAGACCCCAGTTTAATTTTAGATTTGGTTTATAATCCCCAACTACCTACAAGTGAAAAATTTGCCCTAACCCCTGAGCAAAGTAAATTGGAGCAAGACTATAAAACCTTCTTACAAGAACATTTCCATATTAAATTTAACAACCTGTTCACGATTACTAACCTACCAGTTGGCAGAACCAAACTCTATTTAGAACGGAAAAAACTAGAAACCAGTTATTTGCAGTTTTTAGAATTGCATTTCAACCCGCATACAGTAGGAAATTTAATGTGTCGCAATCAATTATCTATAGACTATTTAGGTAATATATATGATTGTGATTTTAATCAGATGATGAATTTACCAGCGAAAACTCTGAATGGCGAAACTCTGACTGTTGCTAAATTAATCGAGGCTAGTAGTTTGGATCTGATTAATGAAATTCAAACTGCAAACTATTGCTATGGTTGTACTGCTGGTTGTGGTTCTAGTTGCAGTGGTGCTTTGGTATGA
- the purH gene encoding bifunctional phosphoribosylaminoimidazolecarboxamide formyltransferase/IMP cyclohydrolase has translation MARLALLSVSNKTGLIDLARRLVEEFEFDLISSGGTAQALKDAGLPVTKVADYTGSPEILGGRVKTLHPRIHGGILARRDVASDLTDLENNQIRPIDLVVVNLYPFESTIAKPGVTLAEAVEQIDIGGPAMLRASSKNFAHLTVLCDPAQYDEYLQELRQNNGVASLEFRQKAALKGFLHTASYDSAIASYLSGTQQHTLSGTELQSLRYGENPHQPAAWYQTGTTPTGWTAAEKLQGKELSYNNLVDLEAARRIIAEFTDTPAATIIKHTNPCGTALADTIVEAYQKAFNADATSAFGGIVALNRPIDAATASELTKTFLECVIAPDCDAEAQKILSKKSNVRVLTLADLSTGPKTLVKQIAGGFLVQAADDIAADTSQWQVVTERQPTPDELAELLFAWKVCKHVKSNAIVVTSDRTTLGVGAGQMNRIGSTKIALEQAGDKAKGAILASDGFFPFDDTVRTAAAAGISAIVQPGGSLRDQDSVKAANELGLLMVLTGVRHFLH, from the coding sequence ATGGCGCGTCTAGCACTGCTGAGTGTATCTAACAAGACTGGTTTAATTGACTTAGCTCGTCGCTTGGTGGAGGAATTTGAGTTTGATTTAATCAGCAGTGGGGGGACAGCCCAAGCCCTCAAGGATGCTGGTTTACCTGTGACGAAGGTTGCAGATTACACGGGTTCGCCAGAGATTTTGGGTGGACGGGTGAAAACTCTACATCCCCGGATTCATGGGGGGATTTTGGCTAGGCGGGATGTAGCTAGTGATTTGACAGATTTGGAAAATAACCAAATTCGCCCGATTGATTTGGTGGTGGTGAATCTTTATCCCTTTGAGTCTACTATTGCTAAACCAGGGGTGACGTTGGCGGAAGCTGTGGAACAAATTGACATTGGCGGCCCGGCGATGTTGCGGGCATCATCGAAGAATTTTGCTCATCTGACGGTATTATGTGATCCGGCGCAGTATGACGAGTATTTGCAAGAATTACGGCAAAATAACGGAGTGGCTTCCTTAGAATTTCGGCAAAAGGCGGCTTTGAAAGGGTTTTTACATACAGCAAGTTATGATAGCGCTATAGCCTCTTACCTCTCAGGTACACAACAGCACACCCTAAGCGGTACTGAATTACAATCTCTGCGTTACGGTGAGAACCCCCATCAGCCAGCAGCTTGGTATCAAACGGGGACTACGCCAACAGGGTGGACAGCAGCCGAGAAACTGCAAGGTAAGGAACTGAGTTACAATAACTTGGTTGACTTAGAAGCCGCCCGACGCATTATTGCAGAGTTCACTGATACACCAGCCGCAACGATTATTAAACATACTAATCCCTGCGGTACGGCGTTGGCAGATACCATTGTGGAGGCTTACCAAAAGGCTTTTAATGCTGATGCTACTTCGGCATTTGGGGGGATTGTCGCCCTGAACCGTCCTATTGATGCAGCGACAGCCAGCGAGTTAACCAAGACGTTTTTAGAATGTGTGATTGCGCCTGATTGTGATGCAGAAGCGCAAAAAATCCTCTCCAAGAAATCTAATGTGCGGGTGTTGACTTTGGCTGATTTGAGTACCGGCCCTAAAACTTTAGTCAAACAAATCGCCGGGGGTTTCCTGGTGCAGGCTGCGGATGATATTGCTGCTGACACAAGTCAATGGCAAGTCGTGACAGAACGCCAACCTACACCCGATGAATTAGCAGAATTGCTGTTTGCTTGGAAAGTCTGCAAACACGTTAAATCTAATGCTATTGTTGTGACAAGCGATCGCACTACTCTAGGTGTAGGTGCAGGACAAATGAACCGCATTGGTTCAACGAAAATTGCCTTAGAACAAGCTGGAGACAAAGCTAAAGGTGCAATCCTCGCCAGCGATGGATTTTTCCCCTTCGATGATACAGTGAGAACCGCCGCCGCCGCCGGTATTAGCGCCATTGTCCAACCAGGGGGAAGCCTGCGGGATCAAGATTCTGTCAAAGCTGCTAATGAACTCGGTTTGCTGATGGTGTTGACTGGGGTGCGTCACTTTTTACACTAA
- the arsM gene encoding arsenosugar biosynthesis arsenite methyltransferase ArsM produces the protein MTYLETAAQFYSEVAQTPQVGLCCVQSTPLQLPGLKIPLPMQEMNYGCGTTVHPTELGKQPTVLYVGVGGGLEALQFAYFSRRPGAVIAVEPVAAMREAAARNLEMALTDNPWFDSSFVEIREGDAFNLPVADGSVDIVAQNCLFNIFEPEDLTRALKEAYRVLKPGGRLQMSDPIATSPVPAHLQQDERLRAMCLSGALTYEEYTQRIIDAGFGQIEIRARRPYRLLDSQTYNLETHLLLESLDSVSFKVPMPEDGACIFTGRTAIYAGCDAFFDDKAGHILQRGIPATVCDKTAAKLATVKPKEVIITDSTWHYNGGGCC, from the coding sequence ATGACCTATTTAGAAACAGCCGCACAATTTTATAGCGAAGTTGCCCAAACGCCGCAAGTGGGGCTGTGTTGTGTTCAAAGTACACCTCTACAACTACCAGGGCTGAAAATTCCTTTACCCATGCAGGAGATGAACTATGGTTGTGGAACCACTGTTCATCCTACGGAACTTGGCAAGCAACCTACCGTCTTGTATGTTGGTGTGGGTGGTGGGTTAGAAGCATTGCAATTTGCTTATTTTTCTCGTCGCCCTGGTGCTGTGATTGCAGTTGAACCAGTTGCCGCGATGCGAGAAGCAGCAGCACGCAACCTAGAAATGGCTTTAACAGACAACCCTTGGTTTGACAGCAGTTTTGTAGAGATTCGTGAAGGAGATGCCTTTAATTTACCTGTGGCTGATGGGTCAGTTGATATCGTCGCTCAAAATTGTTTGTTTAATATTTTCGAGCCTGAAGATTTGACCCGTGCGTTAAAGGAAGCGTATCGGGTGTTAAAGCCTGGTGGACGGTTGCAAATGAGTGACCCTATTGCCACCAGTCCCGTCCCTGCACATTTGCAACAAGATGAACGGTTGCGCGCTATGTGTTTGTCTGGCGCACTTACCTACGAAGAATACACCCAGCGTATCATTGATGCAGGCTTTGGTCAGATTGAAATTCGGGCGCGTCGTCCTTATCGCTTACTAGATTCCCAAACTTATAACTTAGAAACGCATTTACTTTTAGAAAGTCTCGATTCCGTCTCATTCAAAGTGCCTATGCCAGAAGATGGCGCTTGCATTTTTACTGGTAGAACTGCAATTTATGCCGGTTGTGACGCATTTTTTGATGACAAAGCCGGACATATCCTACAACGTGGCATTCCGGCAACCGTATGCGATAAAACTGCTGCTAAACTAGCAACTGTAAAGCCAAAAGAAGTAATAATTACTGATTCTACTTGGCATTATAACGGTGGTGGTTGCTGTTAA